In a genomic window of Mageeibacillus indolicus UPII9-5:
- a CDS encoding TetR/AcrR family transcriptional regulator produces MVRERLDPEMRKEDIQKAAMALFSSKGFNNTTMDEVREKSGLSAGGLYYYYKNTAEILYDIMDRGSRMREATVTNTVQHMGNRLTPHVLAEIVVDKMLANNPFTPIYVMFLGEIKKNEQLNALYEKLKRDSITYFKHFMNGYDCGLFTDDDYEFVTNLINASLLSCEILDTRENFLKNRQHLVSMLEGYFTRLTSQ; encoded by the coding sequence ATGGTCAGAGAACGATTAGATCCGGAAATGCGTAAGGAAGACATTCAAAAGGCTGCTATGGCACTCTTTTCTTCTAAGGGCTTTAACAATACGACGATGGATGAAGTTCGTGAAAAATCCGGTTTATCAGCCGGCGGATTATACTACTACTACAAAAATACGGCAGAAATCCTCTACGACATTATGGACAGAGGAAGCAGGATGCGTGAAGCGACGGTAACAAACACGGTTCAACATATGGGAAACAGGCTTACACCACACGTCTTGGCTGAAATTGTCGTCGATAAAATGTTGGCGAATAATCCTTTTACGCCTATCTATGTCATGTTTCTTGGTGAGATTAAGAAAAATGAACAGCTTAACGCATTATATGAAAAACTCAAGAGGGATTCGATTACTTACTTTAAGCATTTTATGAATGGGTACGACTGCGGATTGTTTACTGATGATGACTATGAATTTGTAACGAATCTCATCAATGCAAGCTTGTTATCCTGTGAAATTTTAGATACGCGTGAAAATTTTCTAAAGAACAGACAGCACTTGGTATCCATGCTTGAAGGTTATTTTACTCGTTTGACTTCTCAGTAA
- a CDS encoding type I restriction-modification system subunit M N-terminal domain-containing protein produces MAVKKSELYSILWEACNKLRGGVEPSRYKDYVLVLYVSFNNPDELGKGKELVDKVSGLY; encoded by the coding sequence ATGGCTGTGAAAAAATCCGAGCTGTATTCAATTTTGTGGGAGGCTTGTAACAAGTTAAGGGGTGGTGTGGAGCCTTCAAGATACAAAGATTATGTGCTCGTACTTTATGTGAGCTTTAATAATCCTGATGAGCTTGGCAAAGGTAAGGAACTTGTAGATAAGGTTTCAGGTCTTTATTAA
- a CDS encoding ATP-binding protein encodes MSYILRKKYLNKIKPFIDKPIVKVITGMRRVGKSTLLKMIQSELLTDVPSSNIIYINLESAQYLSVKNDFDLQQLIMKRSQQIEGKIYFFFDEIQLVTHWERVINALRVDYDCDIYLTGSNSKLLSGELATLLAGRYVSFEVLPFTFGEFVDLYQNLNLSIQELFQLYIKIGGMPPLHYFNGEEESSFKYLNDIYNTVVVKDVLEYNSIRDVDVFNRILLFCLDNIGQSFSANSLRKYFMSENRKVSVDTILNYLNFCQAAYLLKKVPRYDSVGKKLLTVEEKYYVTDHGFRQAVGFSNVASIERILENIVYIELLSRGFQVQVGRINNQEIDFIATRKGETEYYQVSYLLAGEDTRRREFGVYRLVKDNYPKYVLSMDTMNFSQEGIIHKYLPEFLLEENA; translated from the coding sequence ATGTCATACATACTACGTAAAAAATATCTCAATAAGATCAAACCTTTTATTGACAAGCCTATTGTGAAGGTGATTACAGGTATGAGACGCGTGGGCAAGTCCACTTTGTTAAAAATGATTCAATCTGAATTACTTACAGACGTTCCCTCAAGTAATATTATTTATATTAATTTAGAATCAGCTCAATACTTATCTGTCAAAAATGATTTTGATCTGCAGCAACTAATTATGAAACGTAGTCAACAAATCGAAGGTAAAATATATTTTTTCTTTGATGAAATACAATTAGTTACTCACTGGGAGCGTGTTATAAATGCGCTTAGAGTTGATTATGATTGCGATATCTATTTGACCGGTTCTAACTCAAAATTATTGTCCGGCGAGCTTGCCACTTTGCTTGCGGGGCGTTACGTGAGTTTTGAGGTGCTTCCTTTTACCTTTGGCGAATTTGTGGATTTGTATCAAAACTTAAATTTAAGCATACAAGAATTATTTCAGCTATATATCAAGATTGGCGGTATGCCTCCTCTTCATTATTTTAATGGAGAAGAAGAGTCGAGTTTTAAATATTTAAATGATATCTACAATACTGTTGTTGTTAAAGATGTGCTTGAATATAATTCAATTCGAGATGTTGACGTGTTCAATCGCATTTTACTTTTTTGTTTAGATAATATTGGACAAAGTTTTTCGGCTAACAGCTTACGTAAATATTTTATGAGCGAAAATCGTAAAGTTTCAGTGGACACCATTTTGAATTACTTGAATTTTTGCCAAGCTGCGTATCTTCTGAAAAAAGTTCCACGCTATGACAGTGTCGGAAAAAAGTTATTGACGGTTGAGGAAAAATACTATGTAACGGATCATGGCTTTAGGCAAGCAGTAGGCTTTTCAAATGTTGCATCAATTGAACGTATTCTGGAAAATATCGTCTATATTGAGCTTTTGTCTCGTGGCTTTCAAGTTCAAGTTGGTCGTATTAACAATCAAGAAATCGACTTCATTGCTACTAGAAAAGGTGAAACTGAGTATTATCAAGTGTCTTATTTGCTGGCCGGTGAAGATACTCGTAGGAGGGAGTTTGGCGTTTATCGATTGGTTAAGGATAATTATCCTAAATATGTTTTATCGATGGATACAATGAATTTTTCACAAGAAGGGATTATCCACAAATATTTACCGGAATTTCTACTGGAAGAGAATGCGTAA
- a CDS encoding DUF4097 family beta strand repeat-containing protein, with product MDNKKFIAETKDVRLTVKRADTFGVSFVNCEQDILRVEEAQNVIRLIQTKKVSASNWLRWFTQGMPEIVVSLPHDVEVCEVESDSNQVLITDIEIGELYVEVNNGKVEVVNVKADDVFLKCCNGSASATNVEVTHVCTLDTLNGMSILEGTITKDASLEVDCENGVTEVSDEKKVNCKNDGFAHYTVHCLNGKAIAK from the coding sequence ATGGATAATAAGAAGTTTATCGCAGAGACGAAAGATGTTCGTTTAACGGTGAAACGTGCTGATACCTTTGGCGTGAGCTTTGTTAACTGTGAACAAGATATATTGAGGGTTGAGGAAGCGCAAAATGTTATAAGGCTTATTCAAACTAAAAAAGTTTCAGCTTCGAATTGGCTGAGGTGGTTTACTCAGGGTATGCCTGAAATTGTTGTGAGTTTGCCACATGATGTGGAAGTTTGTGAGGTTGAATCTGATTCTAATCAAGTGCTCATCACAGATATTGAGATTGGTGAGCTTTATGTAGAAGTGAACAATGGCAAGGTAGAAGTTGTTAATGTGAAAGCGGATGATGTCTTTCTTAAATGTTGTAATGGGTCGGCTTCAGCAACAAACGTAGAAGTAACTCATGTTTGTACACTCGATACGTTAAATGGCATGAGTATTTTAGAAGGAACAATCACCAAGGATGCAAGCCTTGAAGTAGATTGTGAGAATGGTGTCACCGAGGTTTCAGATGAGAAGAAGGTAAACTGTAAAAACGATGGATTTGCGCATTACACGGTGCACTGCCTTAATGGGAAAGCTATTGCAAAGTAG
- a CDS encoding ATP-binding protein produces MDELAEDGRLGKLSADKLLIQGFMPELYRENSRESSVYYRDYLNTYVEKDLREMLEVKNLDKFLRFITLLAGRVGQVVNLSSMSGDVGVSSATLAQWLSVLEASYIVYKLQPYFSNISKRHTKSPKIYFTEIGLASYLLGIETENQANRDPLRGNLFENLIVSEVLKSRLNENKILSCFT; encoded by the coding sequence ATGGATGAACTTGCAGAAGACGGACGTCTAGGGAAATTATCTGCTGATAAGTTATTGATTCAGGGCTTTATGCCGGAATTGTATAGAGAAAATTCAAGGGAAAGCAGTGTATATTATCGTGATTACTTGAATACCTATGTAGAAAAAGATTTACGCGAAATGTTAGAAGTTAAAAATTTGGATAAGTTTCTACGATTCATAACCCTGCTTGCAGGCAGAGTTGGGCAAGTTGTAAATTTGTCTTCTATGTCCGGAGATGTTGGCGTTTCGTCTGCAACTTTGGCGCAATGGCTGTCAGTACTTGAGGCATCTTATATAGTGTATAAGTTACAGCCATATTTTTCTAACATTTCAAAACGACATACCAAATCGCCGAAAATATATTTTACAGAAATTGGATTGGCTTCATACTTATTGGGAATTGAAACAGAAAATCAAGCGAATAGAGATCCATTACGTGGAAATCTTTTCGAAAATCTAATTGTTTCGGAAGTCCTAAAATCTCGATTGAATGAGAACAAAATCCTCAGCTGTTTTACATGA
- a CDS encoding AAA domain-containing protein, giving the protein MNQKEKILESWIMVEHLSEGDINLRDKNILTFKDLKDYDFYDAFKKKIKYFNLNPYQKGGIVVYFDIFKFTEVIEFLRDKFNLPVSNQEITLGNKFSFALYFDKDLQINNDMTFLTESFYIRNFHKIPSEKEFREYDEDFNKKIQEVFECPENKPYKDWFNKAILGILETNKIDIDNCRMKPLKNLENDAINLHSFFINDLQKAKSVHSKNLNDYLLGNCSNRKDLDSRITSPKFNKYIFTEILQPNNYPLSRFPSNIQYAPSFMQQVAINLSLGFDSNNMRSVNGPPGTGKTTLLRDIFAQLLVDQSYEITKLNNKKITGNDETVYWKNGSQKASIGILPAKIAENGIIVASSNNGAVKNIVDELPLISEIDNSLADEIKRIDYFKDISNSKLLTEWVEENGKYIEKLEAEKQLDEKFWGLFSLEGGRKENMQYIITALKYVVDDLKNNYISDNNVYSEFEKKYNEALSYRNKRQEISDKYFSLEKFECELLNKKSKFSKNVKFRESEFSNLKNNVNLKLEELYLNKSHLNQKVNELKNDSSNISENKKMIENSIDVLKLQKPGFFQFSRKKTYNEQMRKYSDDLIKILDQERSTKLKIGAFIKDLKHIEDQISYGNKLIEDKNSEIVQAIQNEDNEIKKLEAKIRDMKSVLVNTDVNVLDFSLPYDDLQMSNPWFDEAYRRIQSELFIVALKVRKQFLYENIKNIEAATRIWNKQQNYLDKNIIIQEAWNWINMTVPVISSTFASMGRMFSNIQANSLGHLFIDEAGQALPQASVGAIFRCKHVMAVGDPAQIKPVLTLDSYILSLLGQNYGVGQAYLSEDASTQTLIDSASQYGFYKGINNLEDWIGIPLWVHRRCKYPMFSISNEISYGGNMVQGNKSDGKAEWYDVGGSADNKYVKEQGELLVEKIKKLAETNKDILDKTKKDQVYVISPFKNVAYNLSRKLATDLNFTRYDSKYSPTNVGTVHTFQGKEAPIVFLVLGADEKSKGAANWAMGSENPNIMNVSATRAKKEFYIIGDKKLYSNLCSDVIDKTINEIRKFNSKPKKS; this is encoded by the coding sequence ATGAATCAAAAAGAAAAAATACTAGAATCATGGATTATGGTGGAGCATTTATCGGAGGGAGATATTAATTTAAGAGACAAGAATATTTTAACTTTTAAAGATCTTAAAGATTATGATTTCTATGATGCATTTAAGAAAAAGATCAAATATTTTAATTTAAATCCATACCAAAAAGGCGGGATAGTTGTATATTTTGATATTTTCAAATTTACAGAAGTAATTGAATTTTTGAGAGATAAATTCAATCTTCCAGTATCCAATCAAGAAATCACTTTAGGAAACAAATTTTCATTTGCACTGTATTTCGATAAGGATTTGCAGATAAATAATGATATGACTTTTTTAACAGAAAGCTTTTATATTAGAAACTTTCATAAAATTCCTTCGGAAAAAGAGTTTAGGGAATATGATGAAGATTTCAACAAGAAAATTCAAGAAGTATTTGAATGTCCAGAGAATAAACCTTATAAAGATTGGTTCAACAAGGCTATACTGGGCATTTTAGAAACCAATAAAATAGATATTGATAATTGTAGAATGAAGCCTTTGAAAAATTTGGAGAACGATGCAATTAATCTACATTCATTTTTCATTAATGATTTGCAAAAGGCGAAATCTGTTCATTCGAAAAACTTGAATGATTATTTGCTTGGGAATTGTTCAAATAGAAAAGACTTAGATAGTAGAATCACTTCTCCTAAGTTTAATAAATATATTTTTACAGAGATTTTACAGCCAAACAACTATCCTTTGTCTAGATTTCCGAGTAATATACAATATGCACCATCTTTTATGCAACAAGTCGCAATCAATTTGTCATTAGGATTTGATTCTAATAATATGAGAAGTGTAAATGGACCTCCAGGAACAGGGAAAACAACACTTTTGAGAGACATTTTTGCACAATTATTAGTAGATCAATCCTATGAAATCACAAAACTAAACAACAAAAAAATTACGGGAAATGACGAGACTGTTTATTGGAAAAACGGATCACAAAAAGCTTCAATTGGTATACTTCCAGCAAAAATAGCAGAAAATGGGATTATTGTTGCAAGTTCTAATAATGGAGCTGTAAAAAACATTGTAGATGAACTCCCACTGATATCCGAAATCGACAATTCATTGGCAGATGAAATAAAAAGAATAGATTATTTCAAAGACATTTCTAATTCTAAACTTTTAACAGAATGGGTAGAAGAAAATGGAAAATATATAGAGAAATTAGAAGCCGAGAAACAATTAGATGAAAAATTCTGGGGATTGTTTTCTCTTGAAGGTGGAAGAAAAGAAAACATGCAGTACATAATTACTGCATTAAAATATGTGGTTGATGATTTAAAAAACAATTATATTTCTGATAATAATGTCTATAGTGAATTTGAGAAAAAATACAATGAAGCATTATCTTATAGAAATAAGAGACAAGAGATATCAGATAAATACTTCTCTTTAGAAAAATTTGAATGCGAATTATTAAACAAAAAATCAAAATTCAGTAAAAATGTAAAATTCAGAGAAAGCGAGTTCAGTAATTTAAAAAATAATGTTAATTTGAAATTAGAAGAATTATATTTGAACAAAAGTCATTTGAATCAAAAAGTAAATGAATTGAAGAACGATTCGTCAAATATAAGTGAAAATAAAAAAATGATTGAAAATAGCATTGATGTCCTCAAATTACAAAAGCCAGGATTTTTCCAATTCAGTAGGAAAAAAACATATAATGAGCAGATGAGGAAATACTCCGACGATTTAATAAAAATATTAGACCAAGAAAGATCGACAAAATTAAAGATAGGTGCTTTTATAAAAGATTTAAAACATATCGAAGATCAAATTTCTTATGGAAATAAGCTTATCGAAGATAAAAATTCAGAGATTGTTCAAGCGATTCAAAATGAGGATAACGAGATCAAAAAACTAGAAGCAAAAATAAGAGATATGAAATCTGTATTAGTAAATACAGATGTTAATGTGTTAGATTTTTCATTGCCATATGATGATTTGCAAATGAGTAATCCTTGGTTTGATGAAGCGTATCGTAGAATTCAGTCTGAACTATTCATAGTTGCACTGAAAGTTCGCAAACAATTCTTATATGAAAATATAAAAAATATTGAAGCTGCAACTAGAATATGGAACAAACAACAAAATTACTTGGATAAAAATATTATTATACAAGAAGCGTGGAATTGGATTAACATGACAGTTCCAGTTATAAGTTCCACATTTGCAAGTATGGGAAGGATGTTTTCAAATATTCAAGCAAATTCTTTGGGACATTTATTCATTGATGAAGCAGGACAAGCCTTGCCTCAAGCAAGCGTTGGCGCGATTTTTAGATGTAAGCATGTTATGGCAGTTGGAGATCCAGCCCAAATCAAACCAGTTTTAACTTTAGACTCATATATACTTAGTTTATTGGGACAAAATTATGGAGTTGGACAAGCTTATCTATCAGAAGATGCATCTACTCAAACTTTGATTGACAGTGCTAGTCAATATGGATTTTACAAAGGTATCAACAATCTTGAAGATTGGATAGGAATTCCTTTATGGGTACACAGACGTTGCAAGTATCCAATGTTCAGCATATCAAATGAAATCTCTTATGGTGGTAACATGGTTCAAGGAAATAAATCAGACGGAAAAGCAGAATGGTATGATGTTGGAGGATCTGCGGATAATAAGTATGTAAAAGAACAGGGTGAATTATTGGTAGAAAAAATCAAGAAATTAGCAGAAACCAATAAAGACATTCTAGATAAAACTAAGAAAGACCAAGTCTATGTAATATCGCCGTTTAAAAATGTTGCGTATAATTTATCCAGAAAACTTGCAACAGATCTCAACTTTACAAGATATGACAGCAAATACAGTCCGACAAATGTAGGAACAGTACACACATTCCAAGGAAAAGAAGCACCAATAGTATTCTTGGTTTTAGGAGCAGATGAAAAAAGTAAGGGAGCTGCAAACTGGGCAATGGGATCAGAAAATCCAAACATAATGAATGTATCAGCAACTAGAGCCAAAAAAGAATTTTATATAATTGGAGATAAAAAGCTGTACTCAAACTTGTGTAGTGATGTTATAGATAAAACGATAAACGAAATTAGAAAATTTAATTCAAAACCAAAAAAAAGCTAA